CTGGGTACTCTCGCGACGTCGCGATACATGAATACTCAACTTTCAGCCAATCAAACTCGCCTAAAATGTGTGTCGATTGTGATGACGAATTACTTAGTTACGTGCGCaagataaacacaaacaaaaaatcgcCAGAACTGTTTTTGGATTATTGAGAAATGGATGTGCATTCGATGTCTCTATTTTGATTCCGAAAATATTTGTGcgagttatttaaaaaaaaatcgcttGAGTTACTAGTCAACATTTAGCGAAAACATGGGTTGCATGTATTCAAAGAACAACCTGCCTAAAGTCATAGGTAagtttaagttaatattttgatttgttttcactcaCTAACTGACTCAGTCAACTTTGGTTTAATGTTTACGAATTGAAAtgaatgttgttgatgttttcctCTCTCTTTTTTAGCTATTAACTATTGAACtagcaaagcaaaaggaaaggGTTGGGGGTCAAGTTAGTGAGGCTACAAACATTGCTTTCTTGCCTGTTGCAGCAAAAAGATCAAATGCTAAAAACCAAGCTAGCCGAAGGCCCAACAATTTAGTTTAACACACTGACACTGCACGGGAAAATTATGTTTGTGTAACTTCGACTGCATTTAAAACGGGCTTTGACTTTTGTGAGGCCCTTTTCTTTGGACTGAGAGAAATTGctttaaaattaatatcaattaagtaataaacaaaaaccacaGGGGAAATTATTAATTACATGTAAATggaacatattttttatttctttaggAGATTCTGATACAGGACCTATGCGAAATCCCAAATATTCAAAGAAAACTTTGAAATCCCAAAATGCGGTAAGTTGGTTGTTAAATTAAAATACTACATTTTATCGGCCCTTCTGTCACACTCACAGTCACTTAGTCTAAAATAACTTTGTCATCCTAGGTATTCCTTATTTCTTTTATAACATTTTTTATCACAGGCACAGTTCCTTTTTTCTCTCGTAAAACTATATTTCATCAAGCATTATTTGAAACTTTATAACAAATTGAATTTAATTCCCTTAAAAAATATCAGTTTCATGGgtgataatattattattgttattgttttttcatcaaccttttcttttcttttttctgagAATATTAACTTCCTTTCCGGTAAAAAAGTAACCTACCTtctgaaaatattgctaaatTCTTttcaatagtaataataacttgTTTCCAGGGAGTAATTTTGTAAGGCACCATTTTTTAAGTTCGATGTAATTATATTTTAAGATCTGACCGTAATGTTTGCTCTTTTTTAGGTCAAGGCCAAGATGAACAAGGCCCTGGCTGAGGTAAAAGCCAGGGGAGATGCCAAGTTAGCCGCTTTTGCTGAACTAggtaaaacaaattacatttacTCTGACCTTTTCATTGTTCGTAAGGTTTAaagcgaatagcaaaatatcaagagagggcacaaaggtataggcgttgcatgcgcgagtcgtagaaactgcatagaaaccgccccatattccttcccacaatgcattgcgtttctgaatcgcgatgtATCACAATCACAGCACCTTCCTTTTCCAAATTGTTAGTTTTACCCCACACTTCCCTGTTAAAGGAGGGGTATAACTTTGGTAGTTACttgaaaattaatgaccataaaaacttactgggtaaGAAGAAAGGATATgcattagaaagaaaaaaaaagaagtttttaattgGTAATAGAAATTGGTAAGCCTGTTATCTGTGTAAATTTCAGGCAAATCAAACCATATGCACCCTTACTAAAGCTTCCCCATACAATAGCCATCGGTGCTTGTTTTGTAATTGAGACTTGGGGTTAAGGGGGAAGTTAGACCAATTATTGTGATTGCTGTGTGACATTTATTTTTAGAATAGAGTGGGTGGTCTTttctcgccttccacctctacgAAATGGGGACAATAcgtggatttggttttcagtccccatctgactgtgtgggttttcacTGGAACACATCTCTGGGGtcttcctcccacatcttaaactgaaacttATTTTCGTATCTTCTCcatgggttcttggctagtaaaGTATTTAAGGTTGCTTTTCTGATAGTCCTAGAATGAATTAAATGTAATGAAAAACTCCTGTCCTGTCATTACAGCAGGGATCCAGCTGCCAGCCGCTACCATCCAGCAAAGCGTTAACGAGCAAGCCCCACTCCCTGAGCAAGCCACCCCTATGGAGACCCTGAAGGTGAGAGATCCATCGTTGTGTCTCATCAAACCATTTCAACCCATTCATGtaccatttatttttattcatatggacACATTAGTTGTTTATTAAGggttcttgtttttattttattttcttatttatttgcaaatggCGACACCgttctgaaaactgtgtggccgtgacatattttttatattttttagattacaactatttttttgaAGGGATGTAAACCGGTCACCAGTGACCAGTCAGCTCATGAAAGAGCTAATAACAAATTTATACTATACTTAATCCTTATGGAAAAAGTAAATGCTATACTTCTCATTGATCCGAATCATGTACAAAGTTCATACAAAAATTAATCAGTGCCGGAGGACTTCAAGACTAGTCTCGGATTCGCCCTCTTTAGGGGCATAGTCGGACTTGAGCTCCCCTCGGACAATAGGGACTCTGACTTTGAAAACATGGACTCGACTACAGCCCAGATATTAATCTAGTTTTACATCTTTCCCACATATGGTTTGTCTTGAAGGCATCAATGAAGAGCGCTAAGGTGTTGAAGATCTCTAAGGTGTCTTCAACTGGAATAGATGACAAAGAAGCTATTCCTGTCTCCATCTCAACTGATGTCATCGCTAAGACGACCATCAATGATACACTGAGCAAGACGGAGGAACTCAAGGAGCAGACTGAGGTAAGAAGCAAAAACTTGATAAAGAAGTTTTAGGTGATATCTTGAACTAAAAAAGTTGAGTAAATTTAGAATTGACTTTTGCAGACTGTCAATGAAACAAAACTTCAtccaaataataacaaaaacgtataatttttacccttacaccgatgtgtatttaAAGCACGGtatactcattactttccaaggTTCTCCTTGAAACAATCCACAGGcaattactcgagtgggattcgaaacccacaacctttgcattgctaaagcAGATTTCTTaacactagaccaccaagctagccTGGTATCTAGAGGCAGCTAAGTGGGTACTGCAGCGATTTAAAAGATAAAATGTTTGCATTGGGGATCTCTATCACCGACGACAATTCAAAGTTATCTGATACCGTACTCACAACAAAACATCACAATCCTAAGATCAATTCTATTTCTGatgaagttttgtattattttgaatATTGAATCTTTTATTAGTTGATCCAGTTAGTCcaatgttttaaattatcaGCAAACATTAAAACGACTGTGTACTCTTATTCAGTCTGCCCCAGCCTTTGAGCGTCCAACCAACTCAGCTCAATCTACCAGCTCCAGGCTAATTGTTGTCACTGAAGCAACTGTTGACAACACCCTGTGGGAGAATCTACCCACTACTTCTGTTCCTTGTATAGTAGAGGTAAGTATTCTTGtgacctgggtccaatttcataaaactgttaagcaaatTTCTTGGTAAAGCAAGAAATGACCGGGGTAGAATTCGCAGAATGGTAATTATATGGTATTCTGGATGgttatttgtttttgctaatCAAAAGTTTTGTGTGCCTATCAAGTTTCTAtgtttacaggctttatgaaatttggttcAATGTGCAGATTTCTGTTATATGCTGATGATCGATCGAGTATACCACATCAGAGACCTTTATCTTAGTGCTCTTACTTAGTCTTgaaataatcaaataaataaatgaaaacaataacacaaataaataaatacaattctTAAAAGAAGAACAGTGCTCTCAATGTAGATTTATGTGGTTAATGTATCAGATAATGCCAGCCACCGAACGTCCTAGCAGCTCTGCATCTGCCTGCTCCAGACTGATAGTTGTTGCTGAAGCTAAGACCTCCATTGATAACACCATGGATGAAACCATACCGCTCCATCTACCTCCACCTCTCCCAAGACTGAGGAGAAGGTAAGATGGGAAAAATGGTTTTGCAAAATATAACTTGCTACATTTTCAgatgaattgttttatttacaaaagacTTAAGTACAAAATGTTCTTGCTGAAACCAGCACCTGTCTTTGAAATTTACTAAAAACTCATGTTGTCAGATTACAAGGTCAATTATATAGAGCTACTTAAACTTACACCTCTAAGACCATGGTTCAAATCACACCAGGGGCACTGTGTTGTtcgggttttcagtccctacctgactgcgtggggtTTTCCCTTGGAAACATTGGgggtttcctcccacatctagaaCTTAAGCTTCCTTCCTGTCTTtcttgggttcttggctagttcaatgattaagttcacttttctgggAGTCATTTAttagcttcacaaccagaattagtTCATAAAAATTGGGGCCAGTTATGATTCTGATAAATTAGTAACATACAGACATacaaaatgataacaataaatTCTTCCTTTTCATATTCAATCATGATTTAGTGAGTATTTTCTTTATTCCAGCCATTGAACCAGCTAGCATCATCTGTAAGCAGTCTGGATAAAGCGACTACTAATCTAGTAGATGCTGTCTTTACCAGCCTGGACAACGAGGAAACTGCACAAGAATCCATTGTGGATGTGCAGAACTCTGATGCTGTGATCAACGGTTGTAATATGGTGAGTGAAGTGAAAGAACAGTTAAACATTCTCAAAGCACAACAATCCCCCTGACATAACAGTTCTCATATAGCGCAATTCTAGAAATGATCATTGCGCCGCTTCACAGAcgaacaaaaaacaacatttgcAATTATTGCACACTATAAAATAAATAGGTTTTGAGATTGGGTTTGAAGgcataaatttattattttattatttaatcatAATGAGTATATCTTTACCCATGTACAGCCATTGAACCAGCTAGCATCATCTGTAAGCAGTCTGGATAAAGCGACTTCTAATCTAGTAGATGCTGTCTTTACCAGCCTGGACAACGAGGAAACTACACACGAATCCATTGTGGATGTGCAGAACTCTGATGCTGTGGTCAACGGTTGTAATATGGTGAGTGAAGTGAAAGAACAGTTCAACATTCTCAAAGCACAACAATCCACCTgacttaatattattattagtattatttaatCATAATGAGTATATCTTTCTCACTATACAGCCATTGAACCAGCTAGCATCATCTGTAAGCAGTCTGGATAAAGCGACTACTAATCTAGTAGATGCTGTCTTTACCAGCCTGGACAACGAGGAAACTACACACGAATCCATTGTGGATGTGCAGAACTCTGATGCTGTAAACAACGGTTGTAATATGGTGAGTGAAGTGAAAGAACAGTTAAACATTCTCAAAGCACAACAATCCACCTGACTTAATATTATTAATCAtaacagttcttatatagcgcaattccAGAAATGATCATTGTGCCacttcacaaacaaacaaaaaacaacattagCAATTATAACACACTaaaataattagattttgagattgGGTATGAAAGCatcaatttaataataatgagtATATCTTTATCCATGTACAGCCATTGAACCAGCTAGCATCATCTGTAAGCAGTCTGGATAAAGCGACTTCTAATCTAGTAGATGCTGTCTTTACCAGCCTGGACAACGAGGAAACTACACACGAATCCATTGTGGATGTGCAGAACTCTGATGCTGTGATCAACGATTGTAATATGGTGAGTGAAGTGAAAGAACAGTTCAACATTCTCAAAGCACAACAATCCACCTgacttaatattattattagtattatttaatCATAATGAGTATATCTTTCTCACTATACAGCCATTGAACCAGCTAGCATCATCTGTAAGCAGTCTGGATAAAGCGACTACTAATCTAGTAGATGCTGTCTTTACCAGCCTGGACAACGAGGAAACTGCACAAGAATCCATTGTGGATGTGCAGAACTCTGATGCTGTGATCAACGGTTGTAATATGGTGAGTGAAGTGAAAGGCAAATGACAGTTCTTAATTCTCAAAGCACCGTACAACAATCCAAGAAACAGACACCTGACTTAAAAAATCTTGTTCATAAATATTGAAAGACACATAATTATGTGACCCGTCTATAAATATTAAACAGCCATGTTGTTGATTATATAAAAAGGTGGTGAAAAATCCCTCATGTCTTTTGAATTCTTGCactagtaaacaaacaaaaaacaggcgATGTTGCTcttgttttggccttggtgcccattaaAAACTTTCCAATTGACTTTGTTAAAATTTCCCAATGGAAGTGTGTGCACTTCAAGAAATAAAAATGTCCTCGGCCTCTCAAAGATGAGATTAAACTACGATgtcaaaaaaaattgtaaaacacaCAAACTATCAGTTTGATTCGAACTTCAAGGAATATCTTAAAaattttcacaaagtttttctTTTGTGTGTGTTATTTCCAGCCTGCTACTAAGACATCTACTGGAAGCCTCGACCAAGAGGCTGGTTTTATAGTAGATTCTGTTTTAGCAAACATCACCACGCTACAACTCTCTATGGCCCCTGAGAAGCCAAAGGTGAAATCATCTGGCTCTATCGCCACGGATACTGAAAATGACAAGGTATGTTgtgagaaagaaaaataaagaacATGTGCAATAAATGCTTTTGTATTTCagaaaagtttgttttgtaactctttattttgtcttgttttcgTTCTCATTTCACATAACTCTTGTTTATACCAGTCATATCTTTAATGTTCTGTTCTTGATTTGGATCAACTTGTCTGttgatttgtttctgttctGTGTTTGTCCATCCATCAAGCATCTCAAAACAGGCCCTATCTGTATGAAAATACATCCATACTTATATTATAGAACTGGTTTGTTCACATTTATTCTTGCACTGTTTATAAACGTTTCTACTTTAAGGAAACTGCTGATAGATTCATTTGAGCTTTTAGGaacatcaacattttgaaaagtttttCCTCCTGTGGGTTATTTCCAGCCTGCTACTAAGATATCTATTGAAAGCCTAGACCAAGAGGCTGGTTTTATAGTAGATTCTGTGTTAGCAGACATCACCACGGAACAACTCTTTGTGGCCGCTGATGATGAGCCAAAGATGAAATCAACTGGCTCTATCGCCACGGATACTAAAGATGACAAGGTATGTGATGAAAAACAATTGCTTCGGTATTtcagaaatgtttgtttttatttattcattttgtgtttattgattTTGCTCTCATTTATCATATCAGCAAACAAAAcatgttgttatttattttgtacttaatGATTTCTTTCTAATTTTACACAATTCTTGTTCATGTATTTATTGGTGTGTTTTTGAACTTGACCAATTTGTCTGTTGATTTTTTTCTATTCTTTGTTTGACTTTGTCCATCAAGCATTTAACCACAGGCCCTCTAGACTGTATAAACATAACTGCATACGTATTTTGCCTCAGTCGTGTCATTAAATTATAGATGTTGTTTGTTCTTGCATCGTTTACAGATGTTTTTTACTTATTATGGAAACTGCTAATAGATTGATTTGAACTTAAAGGAATATAATCAACATTTATcaaagtttttctttttgtgtgttATTTCCAGCCTGCTACTAAGATATCTATTGGAAGCCTCGACCAAGAGGCTGGTTTTATAGTAGATTCTGTTTTAGCGAACATCACCTCAGAACAACTCTCTGTGGCCGCTGATGAGCCAAAGATGAAATCAACTGGCTCTACAGCTATGGATACTGAAGATGACAAGGTATGTTGGATAATCAAAAGAAATGATAAGTTGAAGAAGACAATTATGGATATTTTCAGAAATGTTGTCTTTGAATTAATGGAATGtattattttgatattgtgtttaaagggtctttgtactttatgtaacacaaaacacaatgtccacagagaTATACattaacttacacggtttgaaaatgatgttagaaagcttcctttaaaatattacttgctgaggtgctgtactttttgagaaatgagtaaaacaatgtcacatgtaaaaAATGTTTGTCTCACTAAGACGAAAATTCTTTTTGTGACTtgtcttactcatttctcaaaaactatagcacctcatcagagagtaatattttaagggaagctttctaccataatTATCTTCAATTGTTGTACGTTCAAtgtaatctgtggacattgtgttttgtgtcctacaaataCCTTAATCCTTTAAGTGATGTTTAAAGGAGACAAACATTAAATaactttgaataaaaaatacTGTTGAGTGAACTCTTCCAAAATACCAAGGTATTACAATTTCTTTATATAAACCTTGGCAAAAAATCCTAAAAAGAAACCAAactaattagttttttttttaagtggcaAAGTTTCTACAACTTTTTTAAGAGCAAATTGACTTTTGCTGCATTACTAAAATAACATCTAAATTTAAAAAGTGCATGGTGGCTGTATTAAATTATGTACAGAATCAACCACATACATTTCAATTTATTGAGAACTTGTACTTAGTGAAAACACTGTTTAACTATGGTTGACAAGAGTGGAATAACCCAGTGACATGGTTGATGAGTGTGTTCATGGTTTAATTGTTATTGTGAGTTTATTTGAGCAATCTATGTACACCCACAGAGATTAATTTAATAGACAATTGTAATAGGCGATATACTTCCTCCAAAACAAATCATGTCCCCCTAGCCTTTAGGTCGCCTAGTGACTTATAGCTTGAGGAACAAAATATTTGATCAAGTTAATAATTAACAACAGGAACTGCAGTCAGACTGGCACCCCAATGTTGTTTTCTGCCACAATATCATCAAATACGTAAACCATTCTTTTACCATCAGGCTATCAGCAACCGGTCTGCAGTCGACAAAGAAGAGATTACTCGTGTCATAATTGCCCAGCTGAAAAAATCATTGAGCAACAGCCGACACTCGACTTCTCAAATGGCTACTCAAACGTGCGAGATATCAATCCAGACTGATGACGTGAGTAATGACAAACTCAAATAACAATtatgaaaatacaaaatatttcaaatacAAATCATGATTTCCACTCAGAAGAAATTAACAATCGATTATACATTTTTTGATTTGGTTTTAACCCTCACATCGATGTGTGTCAGcattgtatactcggtacttaacccaaagaaaaaaaatcacaggcatattattcggatgggattcgaacccttgacctttgcatttctagagcagtgtctgatacactttttatttaaaaaacgtAACAGAAAATGTTAATACTTACATTTCTTTTCAGGTTATTGAAACTGACAAACCATCAAGAAAGTCTTCAGCTCTCTCTAAGATCAAAGCTGTAGTAGTCAAGTCAGCTTCAAAGACGAGCCGTATGTCATTCCTTGGTAGAAAGGATAAAAAACCAAATGAGAGTATCAAAAAAGATCTGAAAAATAACAAGCAGGCTTTGATGAGCCAGAGAAAGACAAAAAGTGTAAGTGCTAAGAAACCAGGACCAAAGAATGCAAAGGTTGTAGAAACAAAGAAGTCTGTGAATGCAAAGTCTGACGTAACCAAAAAGCCTACAGGTGATCATAAGAAGTCATCTACTGTCACCAATGCAAAAAAGTCTTCTAGTACTTCTACCACTAAGAGATCTTCAAGCACTGATCATAAGAAATCCTCGACTAAGCCAAGAGGCAGTGCTGCTTCTGGCAGGATGATCAGAGAGGCAGCTAATGGTGCCAAAGTGAGCACAAAGAAGCCAAGCAAGAAGGTAAGCACCATATCCTCTTCATCTTCTGCAACTACTGATGCCAAGACCAAAGAAAACCCCGCAAAGAAATTGAACACTTCAAAAAGCACGTCATTCACTTGCAATGGTACCCAGCAGAAACCTACTGCCTCATCTGCAAGTGCTGCTAAAACACAGGAGTCCAGTCAATCAGCATCTGACAAGCCAACTTCAAAACGGTCTAAACAACGTACTGCAACTCCAGTGCCATCACCACTGTATGACAAATCCTCCTCTTGGAAGTCCAAATCATCTTCAGGGCTGAAGCAGAATCAATCTAGTTTCTTAGCTCCACAGGATGTGGCTTCATCTCCATCTGTTCACGCCGGAGGAAAGATCTCTTCCGTGGAGAGCAAAGATTCTAACATTGCTCTCTTACCTGCCAACAGTCAAGACTCTTTTAAACCTAACACCAAACGTTCTGGGAGGAATGGGAGCAAGCGTAGAGTATCCATCACAAGTGACAACACTCTTCGGAGAATTAGCTCAGCATGTCCAGCTCCAGGACCCAAAAGAGCTGGTCTTGCCTCTGTCCCTGAGTTAAGGCCCATTTCAGTAATGGATACTCCAACTGATGCAGGTCTGATACAAAATCCTAGATGTCCTCTCGATCAAGCCATGGGTGACAACACTGAAGTTCAACTTGAAAGTCAATCCTCAGTTGGACTAAACCAAGGTGATGTCACTTTAGGGATCTCTGACACTGAAAACCAGGTAAAGATCTGCCGGTTGGAGCAAATACAAGAGATGGACGATCATTCCATGGAACTTCAATTACAAGAATTGCTATTGAGTCAGGAGATACTGGTATCACCATCCCTAATGCCAAAAGAAGAAGCAACTCTTCAAGTTACCAACCCTCTTTCTGATAAGGATCAGCTCTGCGAAACACCTGAAGTGGTTTCTTCAAAGGGCATGTTCAGTCCTAGGAGTCTGATGATGACTGCAGATGATTCTGACAATTCTACTGACTCTGTCAATCAATCCTTGGAAGTTTCGAAAAGTCCTTCAAGAAGACAGAGGGCATCTGTTGAGAGTCCACCAGGAAAGGATACCACTATTTTGAATCCCAAACCACCAGATTCAAAAAGGGTATCAAGGGACTTCAAAATGAACCGAGTGACGCAATGGACCCAAGATTCTTCGGGTCTTGGTAGGATCTCAGTTAGTCCTCATACAAGGAGATCCTTCGATAGTCCTGGGTACAAGACTTCTCCCAACATAAGTCCCACACTCTTGGCTCTAAATAAGTCACCCAATGATTTCCCGAATGAGCGTGACATGGGTCAGGTCGGTGCTCCGAAGAGTCCTGGAGGTAGCACTTCAAAACTTGCTCACTATGTGAGAGCTTCAGAAAGTCCTCAAGGTAAAATGACCATTAACTTTAGCCCAACCCAGCCAGCTTCCAGAAAGGCGTTATCTGATTTCTTGAATGGACCAGTAGGTCAACCAAATACCCATGACAATCCTTCCAAGAAAACTGTTGTCGACATTCCAATGATGCCAAACTTAGGTCTGTCTATGAAGGTTTCTAAGACTGGTCCTGGAGGAACAAGAAGTCCTGAAGGTAGAACCTCAGTCAGTCCTACAAATTATAAGAAGACGCCATCTAAGACAAGCTTGTTTGCACCTGCCAACAACAATAGGCCATTGAGTGGTACCCTGGACATCACCAATTGCCTCTTCCAAGAACTGACAACCCCTAATGTCGATAAAGAGGAACGCACCTCCTTGTCCCCACCCATCTACCATTCACCTGCCAGCACTGCTGATTGGGAGACTCATCGACAGCAGGAGTCAACCAAGTTGCAGCTTGGCTGCATTCGGCTCCAACATTAGAAACATAGATTCTAATTATTATGGGCAGTCCATCAGCTCAGTGCTCAAAGATATAATAATGTGAATGATCTACTTTGGTTGAGTTCAGCAATAGAATGTGCAAGTTGTGTGTGTAATTTAACGTTTTGGGAAACCTTGCTTTtaaatgtgaaaacaaaaattgcacttTGAGTTAACAGGTATAGgctaaaacattttaaaacacatgGCCATGGTTGCACAGTCTATGGCGAGAACTTTTAGCACTGAGCTGACAAGGTACAACATTGATACCAGTGTGGCTGCACAACTACCAGTGAGTTACTGATCTAAGATCTAGTGCTTAGGCATGGGCTGATACTACTCTAGCAGTAATCACCTCAACATATTTCTTCAAGCATGCCCGATTCATCAATAAGTcgaaaactaaataaataaatttactaCAATTAACAACAAAACCCAGGAAGTATTTTATAAAATTCTTTGGTTGCACCACAAAGTATCAATGTTGTACCTTTCTCGATTACCTTATGCCACAAATAGAAACTCAGTAAAAGTTACCAATAAATGGTAgccttaaacaaaacaaaatcttgatATGTAAAGATACATTTTTAAACCAACTATGGCTTTGCATCATGGAGATAGAACATTGTTTTTCTATCACTATGGGACAACCAGTTATGACATATCATTATGCGGGACAAATTTATTTGTCTATAACAACCAATTATGACTTAACATCACGGAGAAAGAAAGTTGTTTTCTATCACTATGGTAACAACCAATTATGACTTAACATCATGGAGATAGAAAGTTGTTTTTCTATCACTATGGCAACAACCAATTATGACTTTAAACATCATGGAGaaagaaagttgtttttctATCACTGTGGCAAAACCTAACTATGACTCAATGTCTAGGGGAAGAAAGTTGTTTTTCTATCACTATGGCAACAACCAATTATGACTTGACATCCTGGAGAAAGGAAGTTGTTTTTCTATCACTATGGCACTAACCAATTATGACTTAACATCATGGAGAAAGAAAGTTGTTTTCTATCACTATGACAACAACCAATTATGACTTATAACATCATTGAGAAAGAAAGTTGTTTTCTATCACTATGGAAACGACCAATTATGACTTACAACATCATGGAGAAAGAAAGTTGTTTTCTATCACTATGACAACAACCAATTATGACTTATAACATCATGGAGAAAGAAAGTTGTTTTCTATCACTATGGCAACAACCAATCACGACTTCATGGAGAAAGACATAGGTTTTTCTATCACCATGGAAACAACCAATTCAGAGACCCAAATTATTAGTTTGTCTGTTTCACTAGTGCAAGCATGTGCGTAAATTCAAACCATGGAGAAAGAAATTATGGAGGAAGACATTTCTTCCTCCATTAAACCACGATGCCCTTCTTCTCTCATAAACATCCTAACGTGTGATTGCTGTTCACCAACCAGCTTACCATCATTCTAGGTGGTATGCGTTGATGAATGGTGTCAGCATTTTCAGCGCCAAATTTCGTTTTATTGTCGCTGCGCTCAATAGCAACCATTGCTGCAAGTCAACTTGGTGATCGCTAGTATTTTGTAAAGACCGGTGATTATCTAGTTTTAGATTGAGTATCTGAATAAACGTTTCACAGCCCATGCTGGGTTTTacttttataattgttttacaaCCAATTATATACAATTTCTTCGGGAAACTAATCTAACTTCTATGAATATTCAACTGATCTAAGTGCAATGTACGCCACCACTGATTGGGTATCAGGTATCATTCCACCATTTAATTAGCCAATCACAATAGCGACctaaaaaaaggtttttgcAAAGTATGTGATTGGTTCAACATTGAATTCTATACGTCCATCCAAAG
Above is a genomic segment from Asterias amurensis chromosome 6, ASM3211899v1 containing:
- the LOC139938148 gene encoding uncharacterized protein, with protein sequence MGCMYSKNNLPKVIGDSDTGPMRNPKYSKKTLKSQNAVKAKMNKALAEVKARGDAKLAAFAELAGIQLPAATIQQSVNEQAPLPEQATPMETLKASMKSAKVLKISKVSSTGIDDKEAIPVSISTDVIAKTTINDTLSKTEELKEQTESAPAFERPTNSAQSTSSRLIVVTEATVDNTLWENLPTTSVPCIVEIMPATERPSSSASACSRLIVVAEAKTSIDNTMDETIPLHLPPPLPRLRRRPWFKSHQGHCVVRVFSPYLTAWGFPLETLGPLNQLASSVSSLDKATTNLVDAVFTSLDNEETAQESIVDVQNSDAVINGCNMPLNQLASSVSSLDKATSNLVDAVFTSLDNEETTHESIVDVQNSDAVVNGCNMPLNQLASSVSSLDKATTNLVDAVFTSLDNEETTHESIVDVQNSDAVNNGCNMPLNQLASSVSSLDKATSNLVDAVFTSLDNEETTHESIVDVQNSDAVINDCNMPLNQLASSVSSLDKATTNLVDAVFTSLDNEETAQESIVDVQNSDAVINGCNMPATKTSTGSLDQEAGFIVDSVLANITTLQLSMAPEKPKVKSSGSIATDTENDKPATKISIESLDQEAGFIVDSVLADITTEQLFVAADDEPKMKSTGSIATDTKDDKPATKISIGSLDQEAGFIVDSVLANITSEQLSVAADEPKMKSTGSTAMDTEDDKAISNRSAVDKEEITRVIIAQLKKSLSNSRHSTSQMATQTCEISIQTDDVIETDKPSRKSSALSKIKAVVVKSASKTSRMSFLGRKDKKPNESIKKDLKNNKQALMSQRKTKSVSAKKPGPKNAKVVETKKSVNAKSDVTKKPTGDHKKSSTVTNAKKSSSTSTTKRSSSTDHKKSSTKPRGSAASGRMIREAANGAKVSTKKPSKKVSTISSSSSATTDAKTKENPAKKLNTSKSTSFTCNGTQQKPTASSASAAKTQESSQSASDKPTSKRSKQRTATPVPSPLYDKSSSWKSKSSSGLKQNQSSFLAPQDVASSPSVHAGGKISSVESKDSNIALLPANSQDSFKPNTKRSGRNGSKRRVSITSDNTLRRISSACPAPGPKRAGLASVPELRPISVMDTPTDAGLIQNPRCPLDQAMGDNTEVQLESQSSVGLNQGDVTLGISDTENQVKICRLEQIQEMDDHSMELQLQELLLSQEILVSPSLMPKEEATLQVTNPLSDKDQLCETPEVVSSKGMFSPRSLMMTADDSDNSTDSVNQSLEVSKSPSRRQRASVESPPGKDTTILNPKPPDSKRVSRDFKMNRVTQWTQDSSGLGRISVSPHTRRSFDSPGYKTSPNISPTLLALNKSPNDFPNERDMGQVGAPKSPGGSTSKLAHYVRASESPQGKMTINFSPTQPASRKALSDFLNGPVGQPNTHDNPSKKTVVDIPMMPNLGLSMKVSKTGPGGTRSPEGRTSVSPTNYKKTPSKTSLFAPANNNRPLSGTLDITNCLFQELTTPNVDKEERTSLSPPIYHSPASTADWETHRQQESTKLQLGCIRLQH